Proteins encoded in a region of the Saccharothrix ecbatanensis genome:
- a CDS encoding WhiB family transcriptional regulator — MDWRHRAICRDEDPELFFPVGNSGPALLQIAEAKTVCRRCPVVSDCLTWALESGQDAGVWGGMSEDERRALKRRNARTRARSNA, encoded by the coding sequence ATGGACTGGCGCCACCGCGCGATCTGCCGCGACGAGGACCCCGAGCTGTTCTTCCCCGTGGGGAACAGTGGTCCCGCGCTCCTCCAGATCGCCGAGGCGAAGACCGTCTGCCGCCGTTGCCCCGTCGTCTCCGACTGCCTCACTTGGGCACTGGAGAGCGGCCAGGACGCCGGTGTGTGGGGCGGGATGAGCGAAGACGAGCGTCGCGCTCTGAAGCGTCGCAACGCCCGCACCCGGGCCCGCAGCAACGCCTGA
- a CDS encoding GNAT family N-acetyltransferase has product MTDPRVRRVREEDVPAVVELVEELAEYERLRHECHLTAEQLHDALFRPSPALFGHVAEVDGRVVGMALWFLNFSTWRGTHGIYLEDLYVQPSRRGSGLGEALLQALAEECVARGYSRLEWAVLDWNAPAIGFYKSLGAIALDEWTGFRLTDDSLTRLGLGD; this is encoded by the coding sequence TTGACTGATCCTCGCGTCCGCCGCGTCCGCGAGGAGGACGTGCCCGCCGTCGTGGAGCTGGTCGAGGAACTGGCCGAGTACGAGCGGCTGCGGCACGAGTGCCACCTGACCGCCGAGCAGCTGCACGACGCGCTGTTCCGCCCGTCCCCCGCGCTGTTCGGCCACGTGGCGGAAGTCGACGGCCGAGTGGTCGGCATGGCCCTGTGGTTCCTCAACTTCTCCACGTGGCGCGGCACGCACGGCATCTACCTCGAAGACCTCTACGTCCAGCCGTCGCGGCGCGGCAGCGGACTGGGTGAGGCGCTCCTCCAGGCCCTCGCCGAGGAGTGCGTCGCCCGCGGCTACTCGCGGTTGGAGTGGGCGGTGCTCGACTGGAACGCCCCGGCGATCGGCTTCTACAAGTCGCTCGGCGCGATCGCGCTGGACGAGTGGACCGGCTTCCGCCTCACCGACGACTCGCTCACCCGACTGGGACTGGGCGACTGA
- a CDS encoding SAM-dependent methyltransferase has translation MQNPPRWVSTNGDVERPNVARLFDYYLGGAHNFAVDREFAEKTMKRVPTAEMVQHTRAFMRRAVRLCVARGIRQFLDLGSGIPTAGNVHEVAQQADPTCRVVYVDNEAATVAHSRTMLRDNAGAAIAEADIRDVDAVLNAPEVRGLLDLSRPVAVLMVAILPYIADDDRPAELVARYRDAMADGSYLVLSHLTADEQPELVAKLVGVAVETMTPVVARSKAEVEAMVSGFDLVEPGLVLATLWRGEAEPETGAEAVSYGAVGVKRSNG, from the coding sequence GTGCAGAACCCCCCGAGGTGGGTGTCGACCAACGGTGATGTCGAGCGCCCCAACGTGGCCCGGTTGTTCGACTACTACCTGGGCGGGGCGCACAACTTCGCGGTCGACCGCGAGTTCGCCGAGAAGACCATGAAGAGGGTCCCGACGGCGGAGATGGTCCAGCACACCCGCGCGTTCATGCGGCGGGCGGTGCGCCTGTGCGTGGCGCGCGGTATCCGCCAGTTCCTGGACCTCGGCTCCGGCATCCCGACCGCCGGCAACGTGCACGAGGTCGCCCAGCAGGCCGATCCGACGTGCCGCGTGGTGTACGTGGACAACGAGGCCGCGACCGTCGCGCACAGCCGCACCATGCTGCGGGACAACGCCGGCGCCGCCATCGCGGAGGCCGACATCAGGGACGTGGACGCGGTGCTGAACGCGCCCGAGGTGCGTGGCCTGCTCGACCTGTCCCGCCCGGTCGCCGTGCTGATGGTCGCGATCCTGCCGTACATCGCGGACGACGACCGCCCGGCCGAGCTGGTCGCCCGCTACCGCGACGCGATGGCCGACGGCAGCTACCTCGTGCTCAGCCACCTCACCGCCGACGAGCAGCCGGAACTGGTGGCGAAGCTGGTCGGCGTGGCCGTCGAGACGATGACGCCGGTCGTGGCCCGGTCCAAGGCGGAGGTCGAGGCGATGGTCTCCGGGTTCGACCTGGTGGAGCCCGGACTCGTGCTGGCGACGCTGTGGCGGGGCGAGGCCGAGCCGGAGACCGGCGCGGAGGCGGTTTCCTACGGCGCCGTCGGTGTCAAGCGGTCGAACGGCTGA
- a CDS encoding S24/S26 family peptidase codes for MARPEGNPLPLVRVVGPSMVPTLRSGDVVLVRYGTTPRPNDLVLVRWPARPDQLSVKRAVRRDGEGWHVEGDNPFASTDSRTLGAADVVGVIRIRLWPRPRRLG; via the coding sequence TTGGCACGGCCCGAAGGCAATCCGTTGCCACTGGTTCGGGTGGTCGGACCGTCCATGGTCCCCACGCTGCGGTCCGGGGACGTCGTCCTGGTCCGCTACGGGACCACTCCGCGACCGAACGATCTGGTGCTGGTCAGGTGGCCGGCGCGACCCGATCAGCTGTCGGTCAAGCGGGCCGTCCGGCGCGACGGCGAGGGCTGGCACGTGGAGGGCGACAACCCGTTCGCCTCCACCGACTCACGCACGCTGGGCGCCGCCGACGTGGTGGGCGTGATCCGGATCCGCCTCTGGCCACGCCCGCGACGCCTTGGCTAG
- a CDS encoding NAD(P)-dependent malic enzyme, giving the protein MDHKPVNSTQTSTELTDEEIFRAHEGGKLAIGATASLADPRALAIAYTPGVARVSRAIADDPSLAAKYTWAHRLVAVVSDGTAVLGLGDIGPSASLPVMEGKAALFKTFGGLDSIPLVLNTTDVDEIVETLVRLRPSFGAVNLEDVAAPRCFELEARLIEALDVPVMHDDQHGTAVVVLAALRGANTVLGKDIANQRVVVSGAGAAGVACAKILLAAGIGEVTLVDSRGIVHAGREALNPVKAELAEVTNGSGLRGGITEALRGADVFVGVSSSKVSEELIASMSRDSIVFALSNPDPEVHPDVAGPHAAVVATGRSDFPNQINNVLAFPGIFRGALDAGAKRITEGMKLAAAEAIAAVAADDLAVDRIVPSALDPRVGPEVAAAVALAARQDGVA; this is encoded by the coding sequence ATGGATCACAAACCGGTGAATTCGACGCAGACGTCCACCGAATTGACCGACGAAGAGATCTTCCGCGCGCACGAGGGCGGCAAGCTGGCCATCGGCGCGACCGCGTCCCTGGCCGACCCGCGCGCCCTGGCCATCGCCTACACCCCCGGTGTGGCGAGGGTCAGCCGTGCGATCGCGGACGACCCGAGCCTCGCCGCCAAGTACACGTGGGCGCACCGGCTGGTCGCGGTGGTCAGCGACGGCACCGCGGTGCTCGGCCTCGGCGACATCGGCCCGAGCGCGTCGCTGCCCGTGATGGAGGGCAAGGCGGCGCTGTTCAAGACGTTCGGCGGCCTCGACTCCATCCCGCTGGTGCTGAACACCACGGACGTGGACGAGATCGTGGAGACGCTGGTCCGGCTGCGCCCGTCGTTCGGCGCGGTCAACCTGGAGGACGTCGCCGCGCCGCGCTGCTTCGAGCTGGAGGCCCGGCTCATCGAGGCGCTGGACGTGCCGGTCATGCACGACGACCAGCACGGCACGGCGGTCGTGGTGCTGGCCGCGTTGCGTGGTGCGAACACCGTGCTGGGCAAGGACATCGCGAACCAGCGCGTGGTCGTCTCCGGCGCCGGCGCGGCGGGTGTGGCCTGCGCGAAGATCCTGCTGGCGGCGGGTATCGGCGAGGTCACATTGGTCGACTCGCGCGGCATCGTGCACGCGGGCCGGGAAGCGCTGAACCCGGTGAAGGCCGAGCTGGCCGAGGTCACCAACGGCAGCGGCCTGCGCGGCGGCATCACCGAGGCCCTGCGCGGCGCGGACGTGTTCGTCGGCGTCTCGTCGTCCAAGGTGTCCGAAGAGCTGATCGCGAGCATGTCTCGTGATTCCATCGTGTTCGCTCTGTCCAACCCGGACCCCGAGGTGCACCCGGACGTGGCCGGGCCGCACGCCGCCGTCGTCGCCACCGGCCGCAGCGACTTCCCGAACCAGATCAACAACGTCCTCGCGTTCCCCGGCATCTTCCGCGGCGCGCTGGACGCGGGCGCGAAGAGGATCACCGAGGGCATGAAGCTGGCTGCCGCGGAGGCCATCGCCGCCGTCGCCGCGGACGACCTCGCGGTCGACCGGATCGTGCCGAGCGCGCTGGACCCGCGGGTCGGACCGGAAGTGGCCGCGGCTGTGGCCTTGGCAGCCCGCCAGGACGGAGTAGCCTGA
- a CDS encoding histidine phosphatase family protein gives MTSHVYLLRHGQTEWSESGRHTGLTDVPLTETGVQQARRAGAVLARLRGTDLPPALVLASPRQRAWRTAELAGLHDIEQTEELAEWNYGDYEGLTTPQIRETDPGWTVWTHAVPKGETHDEVHARAAKVLDRARHALQSGDVVLVGHGHFSRVLIATWLTLPPSEGVHFGLDPAGTTVLGDERGDPQVRRLNVPAWEVDVD, from the coding sequence GTGACCTCACACGTCTACCTGCTCCGGCACGGCCAAACCGAGTGGTCCGAAAGCGGGCGGCACACCGGGCTTACCGACGTCCCACTGACCGAGACAGGCGTGCAGCAGGCACGGCGCGCGGGGGCCGTGCTGGCCCGCCTGCGCGGCACCGACCTGCCGCCCGCGCTGGTGCTGGCGAGCCCCCGTCAGCGCGCCTGGCGGACGGCCGAGCTGGCCGGCCTGCACGACATCGAGCAGACCGAAGAGCTCGCCGAGTGGAACTACGGCGACTACGAAGGCTTGACCACGCCGCAGATCCGGGAGACCGACCCGGGCTGGACGGTCTGGACGCACGCCGTGCCGAAGGGCGAGACGCACGACGAGGTGCACGCGCGCGCCGCCAAGGTGCTGGACCGCGCCCGGCACGCGTTGCAGAGCGGTGACGTGGTGCTGGTCGGGCACGGCCACTTCAGCCGCGTGCTGATCGCCACCTGGCTGACCCTGCCGCCGAGCGAGGGCGTCCACTTCGGACTAGACCCGGCGGGCACCACGGTGCTCGGCGACGAGCGCGGCGACCCGCAGGTGCGCAGGCTGAACGTGCCCGCGTGGGAAGTGGACGTTGACTGA
- a CDS encoding dTDP-4-dehydrorhamnose 3,5-epimerase family protein: MQARELKISGAFEFTPSVFPDDRGLFVAPFQETAFVAAVGHPLRVAQTNHSESRRGVVRGVHFADTPPGQAKYVYCPRGRLLDVVVDLRVGSPTFGEWDAVELSSDRFNSMYLPEGLGHALMALEDGTITAYMCTEGFNPKAERAVHPMSLDLPWPADVTPLLSPKDAAAPTLAEARDAGLLPSYDECVAWYEKLRY, encoded by the coding sequence ATGCAGGCACGTGAGCTGAAAATTTCCGGCGCATTCGAGTTCACCCCTTCGGTGTTCCCCGACGACCGCGGTCTGTTCGTCGCGCCGTTCCAGGAAACCGCGTTCGTGGCCGCCGTCGGTCATCCGCTCCGGGTCGCGCAGACCAACCACAGCGAGTCCCGCCGCGGTGTGGTGCGGGGTGTGCATTTCGCCGACACGCCACCCGGTCAGGCGAAGTACGTGTACTGCCCGCGCGGACGGCTGCTGGACGTCGTGGTGGACCTGCGCGTGGGGTCGCCGACGTTCGGCGAGTGGGACGCGGTCGAGCTGTCGTCGGACCGGTTCAACTCCATGTACCTGCCCGAGGGGCTGGGCCACGCGCTGATGGCGTTGGAGGACGGCACCATCACGGCGTACATGTGCACGGAGGGGTTCAACCCGAAGGCCGAGCGGGCCGTGCACCCGATGTCGCTGGACCTGCCGTGGCCGGCCGACGTGACGCCGTTGCTGTCCCCGAAGGACGCCGCCGCGCCGACGTTGGCGGAGGCGCGCGACGCCGGACTGCTGCCGTCGTACGACGAATGCGTGGCGTGGTACGAGAAGCTGCGGTACTAG
- a CDS encoding S1 family peptidase, translated as MRLHRALSALVGATTALLSAFALTALAPAASATPESDIQPYIIGGGTASNAPWAARLFRNGQQNCSATIIAPTWVLTAQHCVASSGTYTFRIGSLDQTTGGTMATAVQIIQHPSADLALARLDRSVAGTYAPLGTTTAVAVNQTVQLYGWGATCTNQPEINCQSRYLKYANTRVTSVNGRDYRGGIAISVSRIDGIAAGGDSGGPMFATSPVDGRRYQVGVASTSDRSSRSNYTAVTRYRSWIASYAGV; from the coding sequence ATGCGACTCCATCGCGCCCTGTCCGCATTGGTCGGAGCCACTACCGCACTGCTGTCGGCGTTCGCGCTGACCGCGCTGGCACCGGCGGCCTCCGCCACACCCGAGTCCGACATCCAGCCGTACATCATCGGCGGCGGCACGGCGTCCAACGCCCCGTGGGCCGCCCGCCTGTTCCGCAACGGCCAGCAGAACTGCTCGGCCACGATCATCGCGCCGACCTGGGTCCTGACCGCCCAGCACTGCGTGGCGAGCTCGGGCACCTACACGTTCCGCATCGGCAGCCTGGACCAGACCACCGGCGGCACGATGGCCACGGCCGTCCAGATCATCCAGCACCCGTCCGCCGACCTGGCGCTGGCGCGGCTGGACCGGTCCGTCGCGGGCACCTACGCGCCGCTCGGCACGACCACCGCCGTGGCGGTCAACCAGACCGTGCAGCTCTACGGCTGGGGCGCCACCTGCACCAACCAGCCGGAGATCAACTGCCAGTCGCGCTACCTGAAGTACGCCAACACCCGGGTGACCTCGGTCAACGGGCGCGACTACCGGGGCGGCATCGCGATCTCGGTGTCCCGGATCGACGGCATCGCGGCCGGCGGCGACTCGGGCGGCCCGATGTTCGCCACCAGCCCGGTCGACGGCCGCCGCTACCAGGTGGGCGTCGCCTCCACGAGTGACCGCTCGTCCCGCTCGAACTACACCGCCGTCACCCGCTACCGCAGCTGGATCGCCTCCTACGCCGGCGTGTGA
- a CDS encoding diacylglycerol/lipid kinase family protein: MRALLVVNPQATATTAAGRDVLAHALASDVKLDIVETDYRGHAADAAARAVVDGYDLVVAHGGDGTVNEVVNGVLREGTQPGLPMLGVVPGGSANVFAGALGLPRDPVEATYRLLQAIEHGTSRKVSLGHVTAAGTGADHARWFTFNAGVGWDADVVAGVEEQRAKGRQASPSLYAQTALTSYFSQRRRRSTLTVKIPDEPAFEDVRLAFVSNTDPWTYLRDKAIRLNPSTSFDGGLGLFALHGVGLPTVLRYVTHLLATDGNPKGGNLLRRDDVEYVRVTSPEPVNLQVDGDLLGTCTEVEFTGVTGALTVAV; the protein is encoded by the coding sequence GTGCGCGCACTTCTGGTGGTCAACCCGCAGGCGACGGCGACCACGGCTGCCGGTCGGGATGTGCTGGCGCACGCGCTGGCGAGCGATGTGAAGCTCGACATCGTCGAGACGGATTACCGCGGCCACGCGGCGGATGCCGCCGCGCGTGCGGTGGTGGACGGGTACGACCTCGTCGTGGCCCACGGCGGCGACGGAACCGTCAACGAAGTGGTCAACGGCGTGCTGCGTGAAGGTACGCAGCCGGGCCTGCCGATGCTGGGCGTGGTGCCCGGCGGGTCGGCGAACGTCTTCGCGGGCGCGCTCGGCCTCCCCCGCGATCCGGTCGAGGCGACTTACCGCCTGCTCCAGGCCATCGAGCACGGCACCAGCCGCAAGGTCAGCCTCGGGCACGTGACGGCGGCCGGCACGGGAGCGGACCACGCCCGCTGGTTCACCTTCAACGCGGGCGTCGGCTGGGACGCGGACGTGGTCGCGGGCGTCGAGGAGCAGCGCGCCAAGGGCCGCCAGGCCTCACCCTCCCTGTACGCGCAAACCGCGCTGACCAGTTACTTCAGCCAGCGCCGGCGGCGTTCCACGCTCACCGTGAAGATCCCGGACGAGCCCGCGTTCGAGGACGTGCGGCTGGCGTTCGTCTCGAACACCGACCCGTGGACGTACCTGCGGGACAAGGCGATCCGGCTCAACCCGAGCACGTCGTTCGACGGCGGTCTGGGTCTGTTCGCACTGCACGGTGTCGGATTGCCGACAGTTCTTCGCTATGTCACGCATCTTCTGGCCACGGATGGGAACCCCAAAGGCGGGAACCTCCTGCGGAGGGACGACGTTGAGTACGTCCGGGTGACGAGCCCGGAACCAGTCAACCTCCAAGTGGACGGCGACCTGCTGGGGACCTGCACCGAAGTGGAGTTCACCGGCGTGACGGGCGCGCTCACGGTGGCTGTGTGA
- the sodN gene encoding superoxide dismutase, Ni — protein sequence MRLLSRIRSLRRPLLEATAHCDLPCGVYDPAQARIEAESVKAIQEKYRANEDPEFRERAVLIKEQRSELVKHHLWVLWTDYFKPPHFEKYPELHDLFNKATKAAGASGTKGSMDPAKGQELLDLIAQIDKIFWETKAAA from the coding sequence ATGCGACTTCTGTCGCGCATCCGTTCACTCCGCCGCCCGCTCCTGGAGGCCACCGCGCACTGCGACCTCCCGTGCGGTGTTTACGACCCGGCCCAGGCCCGGATCGAGGCCGAGTCCGTCAAGGCGATTCAGGAGAAGTACCGGGCGAACGAGGACCCGGAGTTCCGCGAGCGCGCCGTGCTGATCAAGGAACAGCGCAGCGAGCTCGTCAAGCACCACCTGTGGGTGCTGTGGACCGACTACTTCAAGCCGCCGCACTTCGAGAAGTACCCGGAGCTGCACGACCTGTTCAACAAGGCCACCAAGGCCGCGGGCGCGTCGGGCACGAAGGGTTCCATGGACCCGGCGAAGGGCCAGGAGCTGCTCGACCTGATCGCCCAGATCGACAAGATCTTCTGGGAGACCAAGGCGGCAGCCTGA
- a CDS encoding NAD(P)-dependent alcohol dehydrogenase, whose product MKAIVHARFGSPDVLEVREVAKPVPGKNEVLIKVRATTVTTAESRMRQGKPLWGRVVIGLLRPRRRMRTPGTEVAGEIESVGVDVRRFKPGDEVFGFTGFALGGHAEYCLMPEQGSLAPKPVNRSFAEAVAAVDGATTALYFLRDKARVLVGQRVLVNGASGGIGTYAVQLAKHFGAEVTGVCGPGNVELVRSLGADHVVDYTKEDFTRHADTYDVIFDTVGRSSFPRAKPALKKNGRYLSTDGLVNVFWSLWTSARRGKRVVFGMSVGKNEKLAVIKELIEADELRIVVDREYPFARIAEAHRHVDTGHKKGNVVVTVDHPAE is encoded by the coding sequence ATGAAAGCAATCGTGCACGCCCGATTCGGGTCGCCGGACGTTCTCGAAGTCCGCGAAGTCGCGAAACCCGTGCCGGGAAAGAACGAAGTCCTCATCAAGGTGCGCGCCACCACCGTCACCACGGCGGAGTCCCGGATGCGCCAGGGAAAGCCGTTGTGGGGGCGGGTCGTCATCGGCCTGCTCAGACCGAGACGGCGGATGCGGACCCCCGGCACGGAAGTCGCCGGGGAAATCGAGTCCGTCGGGGTCGACGTGCGGCGGTTCAAGCCGGGTGACGAGGTCTTCGGGTTCACCGGTTTCGCGTTGGGCGGCCACGCCGAGTACTGCCTGATGCCGGAACAGGGGTCGTTGGCGCCGAAGCCGGTCAACCGGTCGTTCGCGGAGGCGGTCGCGGCGGTCGACGGCGCCACGACCGCCCTGTACTTCCTCCGGGACAAGGCCAGGGTGCTCGTCGGTCAGCGGGTCCTGGTCAACGGGGCCTCGGGGGGCATCGGCACGTACGCGGTCCAGTTGGCGAAGCACTTCGGGGCCGAGGTGACCGGCGTGTGCGGACCCGGCAACGTCGAACTGGTCAGGTCCTTGGGCGCCGACCACGTCGTCGACTACACGAAGGAAGACTTCACCCGTCACGCCGACACTTACGACGTCATTTTCGACACGGTCGGCCGAAGCTCGTTCCCGCGGGCGAAACCGGCGCTGAAGAAGAACGGGCGCTATCTGTCGACCGACGGGTTGGTGAACGTCTTCTGGTCGCTGTGGACGTCGGCGCGGCGCGGCAAGCGGGTCGTCTTCGGCATGTCCGTGGGCAAGAACGAGAAGCTCGCCGTCATCAAGGAGTTGATCGAGGCCGACGAACTGCGGATCGTGGTGGACCGCGAATACCCGTTCGCCCGGATCGCCGAGGCGCACCGGCACGTCGACACCGGGCACAAGAAGGGGAACGTGGTCGTCACGGTCGACCACCCGGCCGAGTGA
- a CDS encoding DUF4328 domain-containing protein: protein MHCPNCGAPFAAGMSHCRNCGVAPAQYAPAQYGPAHYGPAHYGPAHYGPAQYGGPALPRWRDVSTLHVPLIVLLVADAGMALLLHVKWFAPLMFLMQFMATAVLMLIWLFRARHNAVGGKHQFSPLWSVAGWFVPLACAYIPMRVVLDTGRASTSPDRRTSVTVLVVLWWGSLLLSLFTGAREIRAERAESVAFIGLPGSTWASAVCLAVAALALASVVRRITVDQQRAFRPR, encoded by the coding sequence ATGCACTGTCCGAACTGCGGGGCGCCGTTCGCCGCGGGTATGTCCCACTGCCGCAACTGCGGTGTCGCGCCGGCCCAGTACGCACCCGCTCAGTACGGGCCGGCTCACTACGGGCCGGCTCACTACGGGCCGGCTCACTACGGGCCGGCGCAGTACGGCGGGCCGGCGCTGCCGCGGTGGAGGGACGTCTCCACGCTGCACGTGCCGCTGATCGTGCTGCTCGTCGCCGACGCGGGCATGGCCCTGCTGTTGCACGTCAAGTGGTTCGCGCCCTTGATGTTCCTGATGCAGTTCATGGCGACGGCCGTGCTCATGCTGATCTGGCTGTTCCGCGCGCGGCACAACGCGGTGGGCGGCAAGCACCAGTTCAGCCCGCTGTGGTCGGTCGCTGGCTGGTTCGTGCCGCTGGCCTGCGCCTACATCCCGATGCGGGTGGTGCTGGACACCGGCCGGGCGAGCACGTCGCCGGACCGACGGACGTCCGTGACCGTGCTGGTCGTGCTGTGGTGGGGGTCTTTGCTGCTGTCGTTGTTCACCGGCGCGCGGGAGATCAGGGCCGAGCGCGCCGAGTCGGTCGCCTTCATCGGCCTGCCGGGCTCGACGTGGGCCAGCGCGGTGTGCCTCGCCGTGGCCGCCCTCGCGCTCGCGTCCGTCGTGCGCCGGATCACGGTCGACCAGCAGCGGGCTTTCCGGCCGCGCTGA
- a CDS encoding PAS domain-containing sensor histidine kinase, which produces MSTLTDLLAEHTKLSGAAVDHLQLVVAEWQLLSDLSFADFLMWVPLDDATFLCVAQARPTTAPTAHPEDVVGSMVDVEEHPQLRRAITESRICREEDPRWHLGVPVRREAIPVKRHDEVIAVLSRNTNLAVPRVPSPLEISYLGSAADLCQMISDGTFPTTEPSPDVHTSPRVGDGLIRLDASGAVVFASPNALSAYHRMGHASDLVGVHLAPLTRSLIGDPFDATEVAQRIRSALDGQPSMRIEAESRRGAAVLFRALPLRPRGSAAGALVLCRDVTEVRRRDRALMSKDATIREIHHRVKNNLQTVAALLRLQSRRTSSEEAREALAESVRRVTSIALVHETLSMSVDERVDLDDVVDKVIPMMSDVAATESQVVVRREGKFGIVPAELATPLVMVLTELVQNAFEHAYAAGQRGEVVVHAERSAKWLDVVISDDGRGLPQGFSLERTDRLGLQIVRTLVESELRGSLSLRRRPRGGTEAVLRVPLRARR; this is translated from the coding sequence CTGTCCACCCTCACCGACCTGCTGGCGGAGCACACCAAGCTCTCCGGCGCCGCCGTCGACCACCTGCAACTGGTGGTCGCGGAGTGGCAGCTCCTGTCGGACCTCAGCTTCGCCGACTTCCTGATGTGGGTGCCGCTGGACGACGCCACGTTCCTGTGCGTCGCCCAGGCCAGGCCCACGACCGCGCCGACCGCGCACCCCGAGGACGTCGTCGGCAGCATGGTCGACGTCGAGGAGCACCCCCAGCTGCGCCGGGCCATCACCGAGTCGCGGATCTGCCGCGAGGAGGACCCGCGCTGGCACCTGGGCGTGCCGGTCCGCCGTGAGGCGATCCCGGTCAAGCGGCACGACGAGGTCATCGCGGTGCTCAGCCGCAACACCAACCTGGCCGTGCCGCGGGTGCCGAGCCCGTTGGAGATCTCGTACCTCGGCAGCGCCGCCGACCTGTGCCAGATGATCTCCGACGGCACGTTCCCGACCACGGAGCCGTCCCCGGACGTGCACACCAGCCCGCGCGTCGGCGACGGCCTGATCCGGCTGGACGCGTCCGGCGCGGTGGTGTTCGCCAGCCCCAACGCGCTGAGCGCCTACCACCGCATGGGCCACGCGTCCGACCTCGTCGGCGTGCACCTGGCCCCGTTGACCAGGTCCCTGATAGGCGATCCGTTCGACGCCACCGAGGTCGCCCAGCGCATCCGGTCCGCTCTCGACGGCCAGCCGAGCATGCGCATCGAGGCCGAGTCCCGCCGTGGCGCGGCGGTGTTGTTCCGAGCCCTGCCGTTGCGTCCACGCGGCAGTGCGGCCGGCGCTCTGGTGCTGTGCCGGGACGTCACGGAGGTCCGCCGGCGGGACCGCGCGCTGATGTCCAAGGACGCGACGATCCGCGAGATCCACCACCGGGTGAAGAACAACCTCCAGACCGTGGCCGCGCTGCTCCGCTTGCAGAGCCGCCGGACCAGCAGCGAGGAGGCGCGCGAGGCGCTGGCCGAGTCGGTCCGCCGGGTCACGTCGATCGCGCTGGTGCACGAGACGCTGTCCATGTCGGTGGACGAGCGGGTGGACCTGGACGACGTGGTGGACAAGGTCATCCCGATGATGTCCGACGTCGCCGCCACCGAATCGCAGGTCGTGGTGCGCCGCGAGGGGAAGTTCGGCATCGTGCCGGCCGAGCTCGCCACCCCGTTGGTGATGGTGCTGACCGAACTCGTGCAGAACGCGTTCGAGCACGCTTATGCGGCGGGGCAGCGCGGCGAAGTCGTCGTGCACGCCGAGCGCTCGGCGAAGTGGCTGGACGTGGTGATCTCGGACGACGGCCGCGGCCTGCCGCAGGGCTTCTCGCTGGAGCGCACCGACCGGCTCGGTCTCCAGATCGTGCGCACTCTGGTGGAATCCGAACTCAGGGGCTCTTTGAGCTTGCGGAGGAGGCCCCGGGGCGGTACAGAGGCGGTCCTGCGCGTACCCCTCAGAGCGCGGCGTTAG
- a CDS encoding DUF6941 family protein, which translates to MASPVEAQVLLCDAAVSDPSGKLHMLGAGWSTIRTPLSPHAVAVLFRIPWDRANQKIDFSLKLLDSDGHPIQLPTPEGPQELGEEGQIEVGRPPGVTPGSPLGGALALSIPPLPLPPGRYEWRLRIAQTDIGTSFEVLGAA; encoded by the coding sequence ATGGCATCGCCGGTCGAAGCCCAGGTGCTCCTCTGCGACGCCGCCGTGAGCGACCCCTCGGGGAAGCTCCACATGCTCGGCGCGGGCTGGAGCACCATCCGGACGCCGCTGTCCCCGCACGCCGTCGCGGTCCTCTTCCGCATCCCGTGGGACCGGGCCAACCAGAAGATCGACTTCTCGCTGAAGCTGCTCGACTCCGACGGGCACCCGATCCAGCTGCCCACCCCGGAGGGTCCGCAGGAGCTGGGCGAGGAAGGCCAGATCGAGGTCGGACGCCCGCCCGGCGTCACGCCCGGCAGTCCGCTCGGCGGCGCCCTGGCCCTCTCGATCCCCCCGCTCCCGCTGCCGCCCGGCCGGTACGAGTGGCGGCTGCGCATCGCCCAGACCGACATCGGCACGTCGTTCGAGGTGCTGGGCGCCGCCTGA
- a CDS encoding MarR family transcriptional regulator has translation MDGRDLGRELSTAVVAFHEAVGAHLGVTAVDQRALALIGSKGPMSAGELAKEINLTPGAITGVADRLERAGLVRREPDPGDRRRVVISAIPGAFGQVFAGLSAAMDDVVARYSPQEQQVIADWVTRTVDVVKEQTRLLSAAGKPAAGRP, from the coding sequence ATGGACGGCCGGGATCTCGGACGCGAGCTGAGCACCGCTGTGGTCGCGTTCCACGAGGCCGTGGGCGCGCACCTGGGCGTGACGGCGGTCGACCAGCGCGCGCTCGCGCTCATCGGCAGCAAGGGGCCGATGTCGGCGGGCGAGCTGGCGAAGGAGATCAACCTGACGCCCGGCGCGATCACCGGCGTGGCCGACCGGCTGGAACGCGCGGGCCTGGTGCGGCGCGAACCCGACCCGGGCGACCGCAGGCGGGTGGTGATCAGCGCGATCCCCGGCGCGTTCGGACAGGTGTTCGCGGGTCTCTCGGCGGCGATGGACGACGTCGTGGCGCGCTACAGCCCGCAGGAGCAGCAGGTCATCGCCGACTGGGTGACGCGCACGGTCGACGTGGTGAAGGAGCAGACCAGATTGCTCAGCGCGGCCGGAAAGCCCGCTGCTGGTCGACCGTGA